From Paracoccus suum, the proteins below share one genomic window:
- a CDS encoding DUF1190 domain-containing protein, with translation MTVPTKIAARGPADDAMPDALAAPERPRRMRSRRVALALAGATILTLAACEDKKVDAEAFPDLESCLAAAKKDSLFFTADDCNKAFADAKKNWEETAPRYDSKAVCEEQHGVGNCGGDPVAQPGGGFSFMPLFMGYMLGSMLGRGGGVFSQPMIRNSANGYTTPNGDQSFASNRGTGKVAPSTFNRAPATIGKAPMSAAQVRQRGGFGSSATRGTGVTRSTGGARSYGG, from the coding sequence ATGACCGTCCCGACCAAGATCGCCGCCCGCGGCCCCGCCGACGATGCGATGCCCGACGCTTTGGCCGCGCCGGAGCGTCCCCGCCGGATGCGCTCGCGCCGGGTGGCGCTGGCGCTGGCTGGCGCAACCATCCTGACGCTGGCTGCCTGCGAGGACAAAAAGGTCGATGCCGAGGCGTTTCCGGACCTCGAAAGTTGCCTTGCCGCGGCCAAGAAGGATTCACTGTTCTTTACGGCCGACGACTGCAACAAGGCCTTCGCCGACGCCAAGAAGAACTGGGAGGAGACGGCCCCCCGCTACGACAGCAAGGCGGTCTGCGAGGAGCAGCACGGGGTCGGCAACTGCGGCGGCGATCCGGTGGCGCAGCCGGGTGGCGGGTTTTCGTTCATGCCGCTTTTCATGGGCTACATGCTCGGCTCGATGCTCGGCCGGGGCGGCGGCGTGTTCAGCCAGCCGATGATCCGCAACAGCGCGAACGGATATACCACACCGAATGGCGATCAGAGCTTCGCCAGCAACCGCGGCACCGGCAAGGTCGCGCCCTCGACCTTCAACCGCGCCCCCGCGACGATCGGCAAGGCCCCGATGAGCGCGGCGCAGGTGCGTCAGCGCGGCGGCTTTGGCAGCTCGGCCACGCGTGGCACAGGCGTGACCCGCAGCACAGGCGGCGCGCGCAGCTACGGCGGGTAA